A segment of the Elaeis guineensis isolate ETL-2024a chromosome 6, EG11, whole genome shotgun sequence genome:
TGATCAAACCAAAAGGATTTTCAGAAAAGCTAAATGGACAGGCATTACCGACGTTTAATACACTGATTTGAGATACAGGGTTGTACTTGAATTTTGTCCTTTGGCCTGTAATTTTGTCTTGAGAAAAAAATGTAGACACTATACTAAATCTTTCCTCTTGACCCACTACTTCATGAATCTACTCATCTAGAAAAATCTAGAGCAGCGCTCCATGCTTGATTTTAAATTGCATAAGATATAGTATGTCTCTGTATTAGTATATGGCAATAACCTCCACATGTTTAATGAAAGGCCCCTTTGTTGTTGAAACTCAAATTTCTCAGGCTTCTACACCAATCAACACCAATCATGGAGGACTTCCATAAGACTTGTAGCCCGGCCAAAATCTATTTATTCAACTTGTAATCCTAAAGTAGATCATGTATACGACTGCTGTCTAAATTTAAAGATCAAATATCAGGATTTGAACCTTTTAATACTTCAAAGACCAGAATCCTTAAAAGATGCCCTTAAGACATTAAATCAATGTCCTCGAGAATTTGATAAGCTGCTTGCACAAAATCAAAGTAATATGTTGAAAATCTTTAAAGTGGGGTAAACATTGCTATTCTATTAGATAGACAATTTAAAAGGCAGGTAGGCATGCAAGCACGTGTGCATTGCCATACCCTTTAGAAAAGAAAACTACAATTCATGAAATGTCATATTTATATCTTGCAAAAAATAGGATTCTTATCCTGTTGAAAATCTGGCATACCTTGATGAGTAATATTTGAATCCTCACATTCTGAAGAAACATAAAAGGTCCGTTCTTTAAATTGTAATTGCACTATCAGCATATAGATGTCGGACCACCACACCAACCACATTGCTTGAGAGACAAATGGGACAGCCCTCTATTCTAGAAGCCGTATCCAAAGTGAAATCCAGTCACCTAACTAAATATGATTGTGATAAGCAGTATAAGATTTTAGTTTAATTTTGACAAGAGTCCTCcgcatcctttcattatccccTCTTAACAAAACCCAGCAAAATGTgcacacgaaggtaatgtgttcttcAGTCCCGAttgtttttgacatcaatttttTCGTTTTTTCTTAGACATCATGTGTCATATCCTATTCTTTTTCACTACTCACAGGCACACACAGTCCACCAAATTCCACCAAAACAGCTAGCGATCTCATCAGTCTAAAATATTACAATTCACTGGCAGAGCAAATCAGCAAACACTAGAACACTAGTTTTATTCCCTCGTGCATTGCTTCAATGAATTCAGCAATAAAAGAGAAATACCGATATCAATGATACCATCCAAGGGTCTTCCAGGATTGTTGTGTATTTCCATCTATAGTTTAAAATTTCTTGATAATTATCAAGCCTCATTCTCCCCATTTCCGTGACTAACACTGCAAATTTTCTATCATTCACATATTAACAACAAGGGGGAGCACGAAGAATACAGGAGGGCAACCATACCTGGCACTGTAGCCTTGTCTTCACGACGTCTAATGGAGTCGTGACGGCTCCGGCCAAAGCCCCGGCGGCCCCACCTGCAGTCACGTGAACCAAGAGCTGCTCCTCGCTCACATTCTCCGGCGTAATCCCACTGAGTACCTTCTTGACCGCCTCATAGGTCGAGAAATGCACCGCGGTGAACGGGGCATTCATGATGACGGTGGTCCGATAGGAGGCGTAGAACGACCCGAGCCCTTCCTCTCTAAGCATCCGAACTACGCAATCCCTCACCCCACCGTAGGGGCTCCGGCGGAGCTGGAGGCGCTGCTTGACGACGTCCATGGGGGTGAGGACGGCGTCGCTGGCGGTGGTGGCGAGTACGCCGGAAATGGCGTGGATAAGGGGGTGGTGGCGGCCGTCGGGCCGGTTGCCACCGAGGCGGTCCTTGCAGACCTCGTAGACAGCGAAGTAGACGGCGTGGGCGGGGCCAGCGCCGAGGCCCATGGCGGCGATACCGCGGTAGAGGCCAGAGGGCCCCTCGGAGCGGACGATTGCCGCGAGGAACCGGCCGACGGGAGCGTGATGGGGGGAGGAGGCGGCGAGCATCTGCATCCGGGTCTTGAGGGTGTCCACCGGGAACATCGCCAGGTGCTCCACCATGCCGGCGACC
Coding sequences within it:
- the LOC140858417 gene encoding uncharacterized protein, which encodes MNAPRELKTPALATTAAEDRLDGLGFWKFMVAGSVAGMVEHLAMFPVDTLKTRMQMLAASSPHHAPVGRFLAAIVRSEGPSGLYRGIAAMGLGAGPAHAVYFAVYEVCKDRLGGNRPDGRHHPLIHAISGVLATTASDAVLTPMDVVKQRLQLRRSPYGGVRDCVVRMLREEGLGSFYASYRTTVIMNAPFTAVHFSTYEAVKKVLSGITPENVSEEQLLVHVTAGGAAGALAGAVTTPLDVVKTRLQCQGVCGADTFSSSSIIMAIKKIVAKDGPRALIQGLKPRVLFHAPAAAICWSTYEAMKSFLQRGSRETSLP